A genomic stretch from Streptomyces fungicidicus includes:
- a CDS encoding AraC family transcriptional regulator: protein MLERLNQAMEHIESHLDQDVDVEELARIAATSEYHLRRMFSALAGMPLSEYVRRRRLTLAGAEVLARRETLLEIAVRYGYSSGETFARAFRAMHSIGPGEARRTGAALNSQSRMAFRLTIEGRSSMRYRVVDRADFTVVGFKTRIPLVHAGPNQVIMDFVRGIHPQTLERLEKLSDQEPRGIVAVCDGMDPSRAEGTELDYHHGVITSAAAPEGTTTLAVPAGTWAVFTTSGPAPQAIQELWRDAFTEWFPSNPYRTRTGPEILRTHLSPEKTEADAELWLPVEPEHR from the coding sequence ATGCTGGAGCGGCTGAACCAGGCCATGGAGCACATCGAGAGCCATCTCGACCAGGACGTCGACGTGGAGGAGCTGGCACGCATCGCGGCCACGTCGGAGTACCACCTGCGCCGGATGTTCTCCGCACTCGCGGGCATGCCGCTGTCGGAGTACGTCCGGCGCCGTCGGCTCACCCTCGCCGGCGCCGAAGTACTCGCAAGGCGTGAAACGCTGCTTGAGATCGCGGTGCGCTACGGCTACAGCTCCGGTGAGACGTTCGCGCGGGCGTTCCGTGCCATGCACAGCATCGGACCAGGCGAGGCCCGGCGTACCGGCGCCGCACTCAACTCCCAGTCTCGGATGGCTTTCCGCCTCACCATCGAAGGGCGCAGCAGTATGCGCTACCGCGTCGTGGACAGGGCAGACTTCACCGTCGTCGGGTTCAAGACCCGGATACCGCTGGTGCACGCCGGCCCGAACCAGGTGATCATGGACTTTGTCCGTGGCATCCACCCACAGACTCTGGAGCGCTTGGAGAAGCTGTCGGACCAGGAGCCGCGCGGCATCGTCGCGGTCTGCGACGGCATGGACCCCAGCCGCGCCGAGGGCACTGAACTCGACTACCACCATGGCGTGATCACCTCCGCTGCCGCTCCGGAGGGCACGACCACGTTGGCCGTCCCGGCCGGCACCTGGGCAGTCTTCACCACCTCCGGACCGGCACCACAGGCCATCCAGGAGCTGTGGCGGGACGCGTTCACCGAGTGGTTCCCGTCGAACCCGTACCGCACCCGCACCGGCCCCGAGATCCTGCGCACCCACCTGTCGCCGGAGAAGACCGAGGCCGACGCCGAACTATGGCTCCCGGTGGAGCCCGAGCACCGCTGA
- a CDS encoding class I SAM-dependent methyltransferase, translated as MTSYDVLAEVYEWLISDAKLPPAEFAASFDDVLNLLPSNAHVLDCSCGTGQLAVGLAGRGMQVVATDASEAMVRRTAELSEEFGASVQTVRANWEELPDHFQDNTFDMVFCVGNSLHHATGATGRGAALESMSRLLRPGGRLVLTSRTWELVRARGSRLEISDRLVRRNGRDAVVVYRWEIAPHWEEEHHIEIAIAQVDATGLVLVRSELLSCWPYRYEELEVELHRVGLQTELSTFDLEAENYMVVASKV; from the coding sequence GTGACAAGTTATGACGTGCTTGCCGAGGTGTACGAATGGCTCATCTCGGATGCAAAGTTGCCTCCAGCCGAGTTCGCTGCGTCATTCGACGACGTCCTCAATCTCCTGCCTTCGAACGCTCACGTCCTCGACTGCTCGTGCGGAACCGGACAGTTGGCGGTTGGCCTCGCCGGTCGTGGCATGCAGGTTGTCGCAACTGACGCCAGCGAGGCGATGGTTCGTCGGACTGCAGAGTTGTCTGAGGAGTTCGGGGCATCCGTCCAGACCGTACGGGCGAACTGGGAAGAGTTGCCCGACCATTTCCAGGACAACACGTTCGACATGGTGTTCTGCGTTGGTAACTCGCTTCACCATGCCACGGGGGCGACAGGCAGGGGTGCTGCTCTGGAGTCGATGTCACGGCTTCTGCGCCCCGGCGGGCGCTTGGTACTCACATCCCGCACTTGGGAACTCGTGAGGGCCAGAGGTTCCCGGCTGGAGATCAGTGACCGACTCGTCCGTCGGAACGGTCGCGATGCCGTCGTGGTCTACCGCTGGGAGATCGCGCCGCATTGGGAGGAGGAGCACCACATCGAGATTGCGATCGCGCAAGTTGATGCGACCGGGTTGGTTCTTGTCCGCTCGGAACTGCTGTCCTGCTGGCCCTACCGGTACGAGGAACTCGAAGTCGAGCTGCACCGGGTCGGACTCCAGACGGAACTGAGCACGTTCGATCTTGAGGCCGAGAACTACATGGTGGTCGCGAGCAAGGTATGA
- a CDS encoding helix-turn-helix domain-containing protein, with amino-acid sequence MRRPLFQSKRRSTVQGLAVRARIVPACANGWNNTVVAARLGVGRDTVRRWRTLFLARRLDGLADEPRARGAADHHPFTSPRRPMPSSSRWTRNHRSRLLSGPRPVLPMIPGVPGAAE; translated from the coding sequence ATGAGGCGTCCCCTCTTTCAGAGCAAGCGCCGCTCGACCGTCCAGGGACTGGCTGTTCGCGCACGCATCGTGCCGGCGTGCGCGAACGGCTGGAACAACACCGTGGTCGCCGCGCGACTCGGTGTCGGCAGAGATACCGTGCGCCGCTGGCGCACACTGTTCCTCGCCCGGCGACTGGACGGACTCGCCGACGAGCCGCGGGCCCGGGGCGCCGCGGACCATCATCCTTTTACCTCGCCCCGCCGGCCAATGCCCTCGTCTTCGCGATGGACGAGAAACCACAGATCCAGGCTCTTGAGCGGACCGCGGCCGGTCCTGCCGATGATTCCGGGAGTGCCCGGAGCGGCGGAGTAG
- a CDS encoding sensor histidine kinase encodes MTSVEEERPRALLAGASRRWVRLLPWAVAFVLCVALLPTTIVVLTADYGLTGSVAAGLAVAQAAPLLLAVVRPLQAWYVVFVADVAGALVLLTVDFQERLLWPFPPMEIVGYVGLCLALGLRERRRTLLLVWLATAAANVALGFVGPHVFGAMGMLFTILGGVALLLGGALRERSEVQRRLVEQETISEAERGRRTLLEERARIARELHDVVAHHMSVITVQADTAEYRLDSLPPDVREEFTSIAATARESLGEMRRLLGVLRNEEAHGELVPQPGLAQIGQLVEVTARARGPVEFTPCDVAVPETVGLSAYRIVQEALSNVVRHAPGARTQVSLSVTEADPQDGARLTVLVVNGPPPQPPDGPLELGGTGHGLVGMRERVRLVGGSLDTGPLPDGGFRVAAQLPLNFPE; translated from the coding sequence ATGACCTCAGTGGAGGAGGAACGCCCGCGCGCACTGCTCGCGGGCGCTTCGCGGCGATGGGTGCGGCTGCTGCCGTGGGCCGTGGCGTTCGTGCTGTGCGTCGCCCTGCTGCCCACGACCATCGTGGTCCTCACCGCCGACTACGGCCTGACCGGCAGTGTCGCCGCCGGGCTGGCCGTCGCGCAGGCCGCGCCGCTGCTGCTCGCCGTCGTACGGCCACTGCAGGCCTGGTACGTGGTCTTCGTCGCGGACGTCGCCGGGGCGCTCGTCCTGCTCACCGTCGACTTCCAGGAGCGGCTGCTGTGGCCGTTCCCGCCCATGGAGATCGTCGGGTACGTCGGCCTCTGCCTCGCTTTGGGCCTGCGTGAACGGCGCCGGACACTGCTGCTGGTGTGGCTGGCCACGGCCGCCGCGAACGTGGCCCTGGGGTTCGTCGGGCCCCATGTATTCGGCGCCATGGGCATGCTGTTCACCATCCTCGGGGGCGTCGCGCTCCTGCTGGGCGGTGCGCTGCGCGAGCGGTCCGAGGTGCAGCGCAGGCTGGTCGAGCAGGAGACGATCAGCGAGGCCGAACGTGGCCGGCGGACGCTGCTGGAGGAGCGCGCCCGGATCGCCCGCGAGCTGCACGACGTGGTGGCACACCACATGTCCGTCATCACGGTGCAGGCGGACACCGCGGAGTACCGCCTCGACTCGCTTCCGCCGGACGTGCGGGAGGAGTTCACTTCCATCGCGGCGACCGCGCGCGAGTCGCTCGGCGAAATGCGACGGCTCCTCGGCGTGCTGCGCAACGAGGAGGCGCACGGCGAGCTCGTGCCCCAGCCGGGCCTGGCGCAGATCGGGCAGCTGGTGGAAGTGACGGCGAGGGCCCGCGGGCCGGTGGAGTTCACCCCCTGCGACGTCGCCGTGCCCGAGACGGTCGGCCTGTCCGCGTACCGGATCGTCCAGGAGGCTCTCTCGAACGTCGTGCGGCACGCGCCGGGTGCCCGCACGCAGGTGTCGCTGTCGGTGACGGAGGCCGATCCGCAGGACGGTGCGCGGCTCACCGTCCTGGTCGTCAACGGACCGCCGCCCCAGCCGCCCGACGGGCCGCTCGAGCTGGGCGGCACCGGGCACGGCCTCGTCGGCATGCGCGAGCGGGTACGGCTCGTCGGCGGCAGCCTCGACACGGGGCCGCTGCCGGACGGCGGCTTCCGGGTCGCCGCCCAACTTCCCCTGAACTTCCCTGAATGA
- a CDS encoding response regulator: MTTRVIIVDDQAMVRAGFAALLAAQSDIDVVGEAPDGAQGVELSRRTHPDVVLMDVRMPEMDGLEAARRLLEPAPGVTHRPRVLMLTTFDVDDYVYEALRAGASGFLLKDAPPADLIAAVRVVASGDALLAPSVTRRLIADFAKQRPAVRGKHPLRLKGLTERETEVLTLVARGQSNGEIAQTLVLAEQTVKTHVSRVLTKLDLRDRAQAVVFAYESGLVAPGE, encoded by the coding sequence GTGACGACGCGTGTCATCATCGTCGACGACCAGGCCATGGTGCGGGCCGGCTTCGCAGCCCTGCTGGCCGCCCAGAGCGACATCGACGTGGTGGGCGAGGCCCCCGACGGCGCGCAGGGCGTCGAGCTGAGCCGGCGTACCCACCCGGACGTCGTGCTGATGGACGTGCGGATGCCCGAGATGGACGGGCTGGAGGCCGCACGCCGCCTCCTGGAGCCGGCACCCGGTGTGACACACCGGCCGCGCGTCCTGATGCTCACCACCTTCGACGTCGACGACTACGTCTACGAGGCGCTCCGGGCGGGCGCGAGCGGCTTCCTCCTCAAGGATGCGCCGCCGGCCGACCTCATCGCGGCGGTCCGCGTCGTGGCCTCGGGCGACGCGCTGCTCGCCCCTTCCGTGACGCGCCGCCTCATCGCGGACTTCGCCAAGCAGCGTCCCGCCGTCCGGGGCAAGCACCCGCTGCGGCTCAAAGGCCTGACGGAACGCGAGACGGAAGTCCTCACGCTGGTGGCCCGCGGGCAGTCGAACGGGGAGATCGCGCAGACGCTGGTGCTGGCTGAGCAGACGGTGAAGACACACGTCAGCCGCGTCCTGACCAAGCTTGACCTGCGCGACCGCGCCCAGGCGGTGGTCTTCGCCTACGAGTCGGGGCTGGTCGCTCCGGGCGAGTAG
- a CDS encoding MFS transporter has product MTTILAPPVPIGKAAVGALGLLALSTGALESVVSPTIPLLERELDMSQSEGALLSIVLLITGALITPLAGKFGDRYGGKRVLIRLMAVVAVGGTVSALAPNLPVLLLGQVLQGAMVGALPLSFIVVRKNLPPGESKVAIGVVSGLFVGGGMVGMLSAGPVAEELSRHWMFALPTIAVIGATLLVNRLMPSDQPGGSYGAGIDWPGLLLLSGMLVTLMLVLALAPEAASQPLVVGALVVLLAVFVTGWVSVERRADSPMIDLHMLARPAIWKACALTFVICLGTSMAVYLVPQLLDERGDGYGFSASATEIGFFLLPGAVAATLAGPLGGIGDRRFGSRAVVNTGVVMMAVSLVALASVHTEVWHVVVGKALIALANGLCVTAMMTSTATAVDAEDTGIATSLILVSRVLGYAVGGQLGGALLTAATPSGSEAATESAYVTGFVIAGVVTSLALFVTRTMPKGVKE; this is encoded by the coding sequence ATGACCACAATCCTGGCTCCCCCGGTCCCCATCGGGAAGGCCGCTGTCGGAGCCCTCGGTTTACTGGCACTGTCCACCGGCGCTCTGGAGTCGGTGGTGTCACCGACGATTCCGCTCCTGGAACGCGAACTGGACATGAGCCAGTCCGAAGGGGCGCTGCTCAGCATCGTGCTCCTCATCACCGGGGCACTCATCACGCCGTTGGCAGGCAAGTTCGGCGACCGCTACGGCGGGAAACGGGTCCTGATCCGGCTGATGGCGGTCGTCGCGGTCGGCGGCACGGTGTCCGCCCTGGCCCCGAACCTGCCAGTGCTGCTGCTCGGGCAGGTGCTGCAAGGGGCGATGGTGGGCGCGCTTCCCCTGTCGTTCATCGTCGTGCGCAAAAACCTGCCCCCGGGAGAGTCGAAGGTCGCCATCGGGGTGGTCAGCGGACTCTTCGTCGGGGGAGGGATGGTCGGCATGCTGTCGGCCGGGCCGGTGGCGGAAGAGCTCTCCCGGCACTGGATGTTCGCGCTGCCCACGATCGCGGTCATCGGGGCCACCCTGCTCGTGAACAGGCTCATGCCGTCCGACCAGCCGGGCGGGTCGTACGGCGCCGGCATCGACTGGCCCGGCCTGCTGCTCCTGAGCGGAATGCTGGTCACGCTCATGCTCGTACTCGCGCTGGCGCCCGAAGCGGCCTCGCAACCACTCGTGGTCGGCGCCCTCGTCGTGCTTCTGGCCGTCTTCGTCACCGGTTGGGTGTCCGTCGAACGGCGTGCGGACTCTCCGATGATCGATCTGCACATGCTGGCACGGCCCGCGATCTGGAAGGCATGTGCGCTGACATTCGTGATCTGCCTCGGCACCTCGATGGCGGTCTATCTCGTTCCGCAGCTGCTCGACGAGCGCGGCGACGGGTACGGATTCAGCGCCAGCGCCACCGAGATCGGCTTCTTCCTGCTGCCCGGCGCCGTCGCCGCGACGCTGGCCGGGCCGCTCGGCGGAATCGGGGACCGGCGTTTCGGCTCGCGTGCCGTGGTCAACACCGGGGTCGTCATGATGGCCGTCTCCCTGGTCGCCCTGGCGTCCGTGCACACCGAGGTCTGGCACGTCGTCGTCGGCAAGGCGCTGATCGCGCTGGCCAACGGCCTGTGCGTCACGGCGATGATGACCAGCACCGCCACGGCCGTCGATGCCGAGGACACCGGCATCGCCACCAGCCTGATCCTGGTGAGCCGCGTACTCGGCTACGCCGTGGGCGGGCAGCTCGGTGGTGCGCTCCTCACCGCCGCAACCCCTTCCGGTTCGGAGGCCGCGACCGAATCGGCCTACGTCACCGGCTTCGTCATAGCCGGCGTCGTCACGTCGCTGGCCCTGTTCGTCACTCGCACCATGCCCAAAGGAGTCAAGGAATGA
- a CDS encoding FAD-dependent monooxygenase, with product MTLTDQLTDVRGTPRRKVLISGASIAGPALAFWLNRYGYAATVVEKAPTLRGGGYPIDVRGTALEVVRRMGILPRLRDAHIDLRRLAFLDSDGSEVTSLHPHAVTGGVAGRDLEVRRGDLTEALYTAVRDDVEFLFNDSIDTLDQSGHGVDVTFRGGGSRTFDMVFGADGMHSRTREILFGPEEQFHHYLGYCFAVFTMRNTFGLSHETVMWNAPGRAAALYAVGDDDEVHAFLNFAQPEPPMDTFRDPQAQRDLVAKVFADAGWEVPGMLAALREAEDLFFDGVSQIRMPRWSSGRVALVGDAAYAPSFLTGQGTSLALVGAYMLAGCLADRGHGAGFAAYERDTRQFVTANQELVGQGGATLFPTTAQALEQRNERLRSLSAMPPAEGKLAHSALTLPEPLRPA from the coding sequence ATGACCCTCACCGATCAGCTGACGGATGTCCGTGGCACGCCTAGGCGCAAGGTCCTGATATCCGGGGCCAGCATCGCGGGGCCCGCCCTCGCGTTCTGGCTGAACCGCTACGGATACGCGGCCACGGTCGTGGAGAAGGCGCCCACCCTGCGTGGGGGTGGCTATCCCATCGACGTGCGCGGCACCGCACTCGAAGTCGTACGGAGGATGGGGATCCTGCCGCGGCTGCGGGACGCGCACATCGACCTGCGGCGGCTGGCCTTCCTCGACTCGGACGGCAGCGAGGTCACCTCCCTGCACCCGCATGCCGTCACCGGCGGCGTCGCGGGACGGGACCTGGAGGTACGGCGCGGGGATCTGACGGAAGCGCTGTACACGGCGGTCCGTGACGACGTGGAGTTCCTGTTCAACGACTCCATCGACACCCTCGACCAGAGCGGCCACGGGGTCGACGTCACCTTCCGCGGGGGCGGCAGCCGTACGTTCGACATGGTGTTCGGTGCCGACGGCATGCACTCGCGCACCCGGGAGATACTGTTCGGCCCCGAAGAGCAGTTCCACCACTACCTTGGCTACTGCTTCGCTGTGTTCACCATGCGCAACACCTTCGGGCTCTCCCACGAGACCGTGATGTGGAACGCCCCGGGCAGGGCCGCGGCACTCTACGCCGTGGGAGACGACGACGAGGTGCACGCCTTCTTGAACTTCGCCCAGCCGGAGCCGCCCATGGACACGTTCCGGGACCCGCAGGCCCAACGCGACCTGGTCGCCAAGGTCTTCGCCGACGCGGGATGGGAGGTCCCGGGCATGCTGGCCGCCCTGCGCGAGGCGGAAGACCTGTTCTTCGACGGGGTCAGCCAGATCCGCATGCCACGCTGGTCCAGCGGCAGGGTCGCGCTGGTCGGCGACGCCGCGTACGCGCCCTCGTTCCTCACCGGACAAGGCACCAGCCTCGCGCTCGTCGGCGCGTACATGCTCGCCGGCTGCCTCGCGGACCGGGGGCACGGCGCGGGCTTCGCCGCCTACGAACGCGACACCCGGCAGTTCGTGACCGCGAACCAGGAGCTGGTCGGCCAGGGCGGCGCCACCCTCTTTCCCACCACCGCCCAGGCCCTGGAGCAGCGCAACGAACGACTGCGCAGCCTCAGCGCCATGCCCCCGGCGGAGGGAAAACTGGCTCATTCGGCGCTCACTCTGCCCGAGCCCCTGCGCCCGGCATGA
- a CDS encoding MFS transporter: MARRSTLGQDFRRLWGAYAVSAAGSAVGMGALPLIALLVLDCSAFQVSVLAALSAVASAVIALPLGVGIEHQYKRPVMIAADLARCVLLASISVAVVFDRLTFTHLCVVGVLQTAASVAFDAASGAHLKALVLPEHRLRANSLFETTNWISVSAGPPVGGLLIGALGAAATMVVDALSFLASALGIRSIRQSEPVPPARAATAHLGRDIAAGWQYLLRHPALRPLFFNALLFGGSVMMASPLMAVLMLDDLGLAPWQYGLALGLPCLGGVLGSRLTPLLTRRFGQRRILLLSGVARTLWTILLPLTPPGAVGVLVIVTADFGLLFSAGVFNPSFTTYRMAATPDAFMSRVGTSWSVGAKTCQAAFVIAGGLIAAAAGVRGALLIAGLLCMASALLLPWRKGRLSNGHVPAPTTEAVPSPATDSPAA, translated from the coding sequence TTGGCACGGCGGAGCACGCTCGGGCAGGACTTCCGGCGGTTGTGGGGCGCCTACGCGGTCAGTGCAGCGGGCAGTGCCGTCGGCATGGGGGCGTTGCCGCTGATCGCCCTCCTGGTGCTGGATTGCTCTGCGTTCCAGGTCTCTGTGCTTGCTGCGTTGTCCGCGGTGGCCAGCGCGGTGATCGCTCTGCCGCTCGGTGTGGGGATCGAGCACCAGTACAAACGGCCGGTCATGATCGCCGCCGATCTGGCCCGCTGTGTACTGCTGGCGAGCATTTCGGTCGCCGTGGTTTTCGACAGGCTCACCTTCACCCACCTGTGTGTCGTCGGCGTTCTCCAGACGGCGGCATCTGTCGCGTTCGACGCGGCGAGTGGGGCGCATCTGAAGGCACTTGTCCTGCCCGAGCACCGTCTTCGTGCCAACAGCCTGTTCGAGACGACCAACTGGATCAGCGTCAGCGCCGGCCCACCCGTCGGCGGGCTTCTGATCGGGGCACTGGGCGCGGCCGCCACGATGGTGGTCGACGCACTTTCCTTCCTCGCATCGGCCCTGGGGATCCGCAGCATCCGGCAGTCTGAACCCGTGCCACCGGCCCGCGCTGCCACCGCTCACCTGGGCCGCGACATCGCGGCCGGCTGGCAGTACCTCCTACGGCACCCAGCACTGCGGCCGCTGTTCTTCAACGCGCTGCTGTTCGGCGGATCCGTCATGATGGCCTCACCCCTGATGGCCGTCCTGATGCTGGATGACCTCGGCCTGGCACCGTGGCAGTACGGACTCGCTCTGGGACTGCCGTGCCTGGGCGGCGTGCTGGGCTCCCGCCTGACCCCGCTGCTCACCCGGCGATTCGGACAGCGTCGCATTCTGCTGCTGTCGGGTGTCGCACGCACACTGTGGACGATCCTGCTGCCGCTGACGCCCCCCGGTGCCGTCGGCGTGCTCGTCATTGTGACCGCCGACTTCGGCCTGCTCTTCTCCGCCGGGGTCTTCAACCCGTCGTTCACCACCTATCGCATGGCAGCCACACCGGACGCCTTCATGTCCCGCGTCGGCACCTCCTGGTCCGTCGGCGCGAAGACATGCCAGGCCGCCTTCGTGATCGCCGGTGGTCTCATCGCCGCCGCAGCGGGCGTACGCGGTGCCCTGCTCATCGCCGGCCTGCTGTGCATGGCGAGCGCGCTGCTCCTGCCATGGCGCAAGGGACGCCTGTCCAACGGGCATGTTCCAGCGCCCACGACGGAAGCGGTTCCGTCCCCGGCCACGGATAGTCCGGCCGCCTAG
- a CDS encoding gas vesicle protein K, producing the protein MRDPRLDVDPDTVGRDLVALVLTVVELLRQLMERQAIRRVEQGDLSGEQVERIGVTLMMLERRMAELCDEHGLRPEDLNLDLGPLGTLLPRD; encoded by the coding sequence GTGAGGGACCCCCGGCTCGACGTGGACCCCGACACGGTCGGACGTGATCTGGTGGCCCTGGTGCTGACCGTCGTCGAACTGCTGCGCCAGCTGATGGAGCGGCAGGCGATCCGCCGGGTGGAGCAGGGCGACCTCAGCGGAGAGCAGGTCGAGCGGATCGGGGTGACGCTGATGATGCTGGAGCGGCGGATGGCCGAGCTGTGCGACGAGCACGGGCTGCGGCCGGAGGACCTCAACCTCGATCTCGGGCCGCTGGGCACCCTGCTGCCGCGCGACTGA
- a CDS encoding gas vesicle protein → METAEPVPWQEPEPLAGPIGVPLVDLLDRLLATGVVLSGDLVIAIADVPLVRLSLRALLSSVNERVPAPWADSGPL, encoded by the coding sequence ATGGAGACCGCTGAACCCGTGCCGTGGCAGGAACCCGAGCCGCTCGCCGGGCCGATCGGCGTACCGCTGGTGGATCTGCTGGACCGGCTCCTGGCCACGGGCGTGGTGCTCAGCGGAGACCTGGTGATCGCCATCGCGGACGTGCCACTGGTACGGCTGTCGCTGCGCGCCCTGCTGTCCTCGGTGAACGAGCGGGTACCCGCTCCCTGGGCCGACTCGGGGCCGTTGTGA
- a CDS encoding GvpL/GvpF family gas vesicle protein, with protein sequence MRQPARAVPHAAAATYVFAVCRHVDEDVLSLLPGITSAPVRALPFERLHAVVQEVPAAEADRRSWTERLSDPEELERCVRAHHQVVTAVAAHGPVAPMALATLYSSEERARQALGADVARFHTVLDRVAGRVEWGVKGYLPAASAAAGPVRAAVPAHVPAGPRAPDAGRAYLERVRGAHRAREETRSAALRAAEETHSALRDRAVAARRLRIQDQQSGDRRGAQVLNGAYLVEKDRTEAFREVVDTLRRRTGALLIELSGPWVPYSFAGEDGAHGDR encoded by the coding sequence ATGAGACAGCCCGCCCGCGCCGTACCGCACGCCGCGGCGGCCACTTACGTCTTCGCGGTCTGCCGCCACGTGGACGAGGACGTCCTCTCCCTGTTGCCGGGGATCACCTCCGCCCCGGTGCGGGCGCTGCCGTTCGAGCGTCTGCACGCCGTGGTGCAGGAGGTGCCGGCGGCGGAGGCCGACCGCCGGAGCTGGACCGAGCGGCTGTCCGACCCGGAGGAACTGGAGCGATGCGTCCGCGCACACCACCAGGTCGTGACGGCCGTCGCGGCTCACGGGCCCGTCGCGCCCATGGCGCTGGCCACCCTCTACAGCAGCGAGGAGCGCGCACGGCAGGCGCTCGGCGCCGATGTGGCCCGTTTCCACACCGTGCTGGACCGCGTCGCCGGGCGGGTCGAGTGGGGCGTCAAGGGGTACCTCCCCGCGGCGTCGGCGGCGGCCGGACCGGTCCGCGCCGCCGTCCCCGCTCACGTGCCGGCCGGACCGCGGGCGCCCGATGCCGGACGCGCCTATCTGGAGCGGGTGCGAGGCGCGCACCGGGCACGGGAGGAGACCCGGAGCGCCGCGCTGCGGGCCGCGGAGGAGACGCACTCGGCGCTGCGAGACCGGGCGGTGGCGGCCCGCCGACTCCGGATCCAGGACCAGCAGTCGGGCGACCGCCGCGGCGCCCAGGTCCTCAACGGCGCCTACCTGGTGGAGAAGGACCGGACGGAAGCGTTCCGCGAGGTGGTGGACACGCTGCGAAGGCGCACCGGAGCTCTGCTGATCGAGCTGTCCGGCCCCTGGGTGCCTTACTCCTTCGCGGGAGAGGACGGGGCCCATGGAGACCGCTGA
- a CDS encoding gas vesicle protein: MTDVDHRRAGQIPGPPSGNLADILERVLDKGIVIAGDIKIDLLDIELLTIRLRLFVASVDTAKKAGIDWWETDPALSSRAAHQELMEENRRLREQLAAPRSDQDAGPTGDGADAPFANDGRKSRPSERDPRAEEGAMP; encoded by the coding sequence GTGACCGACGTCGACCACCGCAGAGCGGGCCAGATCCCGGGTCCGCCCTCCGGCAACCTCGCCGACATCCTGGAACGGGTGCTGGACAAGGGCATCGTCATCGCCGGTGACATCAAGATCGACCTTCTGGACATCGAGCTGCTCACCATCCGGCTCCGCCTGTTCGTGGCGTCCGTCGACACGGCGAAGAAGGCGGGCATCGACTGGTGGGAGACCGATCCGGCGCTCTCCTCCCGCGCCGCGCACCAGGAACTGATGGAGGAGAACCGGCGCCTGCGCGAGCAGCTCGCGGCGCCCCGGTCCGATCAGGACGCCGGGCCGACCGGCGACGGTGCGGACGCCCCCTTCGCGAACGACGGCCGGAAGAGCCGACCGAGCGAACGAGACCCACGAGCCGAGGAGGGGGCGATGCCATGA
- a CDS encoding gas vesicle protein GvpG, producing the protein MGLLAALLTAPLAPVRGVVWVADQLAEAADREVNDPVAVRARLTALNRALEDGEIDLVRFEREEDRLLDLLAARTGLEVAG; encoded by the coding sequence ATGGGGCTGCTCGCCGCACTGCTCACCGCGCCGCTGGCTCCTGTGAGAGGCGTGGTCTGGGTCGCCGACCAGCTTGCCGAAGCCGCCGACCGCGAGGTCAACGACCCGGTGGCCGTCCGCGCCCGGCTCACCGCCCTGAACCGGGCGCTGGAGGACGGCGAGATCGACCTGGTCCGTTTCGAGCGGGAGGAAGACCGACTGCTCGATTTGCTGGCAGCCAGAACGGGTCTGGAGGTGGCCGGGTGA
- a CDS encoding GvpL/GvpF family gas vesicle protein encodes MTTAGPYVYGIVAGDHPLPAELRGVGRPAAPLESLPVGATAAVVSAAPVPLRARRRDLLTHQEVLLRLALDGPTLPMRFGMLAPDAETVREQLRARQDRDLRALERLAGRVEMNVKALPATGALAALVAEEPRIRQLREAAQSHPGYEANVRLGEAVVHALERRAADVAQRIVPELAALAVARATGPQVSEAVLNVSFLVDRQDVMDFRAAVDRMSGRYRDWVELRAAGPLPCYSFAEPECAPAAAAWTGA; translated from the coding sequence ATGACCACGGCTGGGCCCTACGTCTACGGCATCGTGGCCGGCGACCACCCCCTGCCCGCGGAACTGCGCGGAGTGGGCCGACCGGCGGCGCCGCTGGAGTCACTGCCCGTGGGCGCGACAGCGGCCGTGGTCAGTGCCGCCCCGGTCCCGCTCCGCGCACGGCGGCGGGATCTGCTAACCCACCAGGAGGTGCTGCTCAGGCTGGCCCTCGACGGACCGACACTGCCGATGCGGTTCGGCATGCTGGCTCCGGACGCCGAGACGGTTCGCGAGCAGCTGCGAGCCCGCCAGGATCGCGATCTGCGCGCGCTCGAACGGCTGGCGGGCCGTGTGGAGATGAACGTCAAGGCGCTGCCCGCCACCGGTGCGCTCGCGGCGCTGGTCGCCGAGGAGCCCCGGATCCGGCAGCTGCGCGAGGCCGCACAGAGCCACCCGGGCTATGAGGCGAACGTGCGCCTGGGCGAAGCGGTGGTCCACGCCCTGGAACGCCGCGCGGCCGACGTCGCACAGCGGATCGTCCCGGAACTGGCTGCGCTGGCGGTGGCCCGCGCGACGGGGCCGCAGGTGTCCGAGGCCGTCCTGAACGTGTCGTTCCTCGTCGACCGGCAGGACGTCATGGACTTTCGCGCGGCCGTCGACCGCATGTCCGGCCGGTACCGGGACTGGGTCGAGCTGCGCGCGGCCGGACCGCTGCCCTGCTACAGCTTCGCCGAGCCCGAGTGCGCGCCCGCCGCGGCGGCGTGGACAGGGGCCTGA